The segment GGAATAACGAGAATCTCGTCAACTATATCTAATTgcttccacttcttccaacGTGAAAAGCTGATATGAACAGGTTTCCCGTTGTTGTTTATATCATACTTGTAACTCTTCTCATATTCCTCTCGTAGGCggttatcttcttctttttgtaaTTGCTTTAAGCTGCGGCATTGGCGGCGAAGCTCCTCTTGTTGCTCGTTCTTCGTTGAAGCGTTGAGACTTTCTCGCACCTGCTTAACTGTAACGCTGTTAATATATAATCCTGATGGCATTaccttcttcctcttattCCTCTTGTTGTTTACAGAGGCAATACGATCAAGTCGGGTCTTTATGTGCTCTTCTGCGAAGCTGTTCAGAACTACAGCCTCACATACGACATCTTCCAAAACGCCGAAGGAATGACGAGTAGGTGaactgaagccatcgcgatAGTTGCGTTTGAGATGACGAGTAACTTTGCGAGCATCTTTAAAGCGCGCTTcttttggaagaagtgaCGGTAGAGCAGGATTTATAACAGCGAGAagagacttcttcttctccctgaCTTTGTGAATGACTGCCGACCCATTTACAGGGAAAATTCCGCTCTTCTCGAAGCCGTTCATGATGTTGTGAACTGAGAAGccttctttaattatctCGCTTAGCTTGCTGACGAAGTCGGAGCGCTTAAAATTGAGATAACCTTGGCGGATGTGATGCCGCAGACGTTTTTGGTGAGAATTTTTCAGCAGCTGAAATACTCCAACATCTAGAGGTTGTGTATGATGTGTTGAATGGGGAGGAAGAATGAAGATCTCGATATCGAAGCGAACACAATAATCCATGAGCTCCAAGGAGGTCTTGCCGGTAAAGCCGTCGATAACGAGGAATCGCCAAATCCGCTCCTTTTCAGGCCGCTCAAAATACGGCTGATGCCAAATGAAGTCAGGCATATCGATATCTCTCATATACTCATCACAGCCAAACCAGTCAGTAAAAGTAATGCCTCTAGACTGTGCCTTTGCTGTGCATTCGAAGGAATTGCGATTAAAATGACGGATCCAATCCATCGAGATCTCTGCGTTGGAAAAGCCGCTCTCAGAGCGAGCGAATCGAATACCTTCATCCAGAGCGTTAACATCCCAAGATTCCGTTGGCCAAGTCTTAAACACCATTAATGGAGGTATCATGACTAAAGATATGTCAGAATAAGGGCAGAAGTCCAGAGAATACTCACATCCAGCTGCATTCGCGCATCCAAGCATCGTAGTTGATTCTCTGTTGGTGAAAGAAACAACATCGTGTTTGGCGTTAAGCATCTTCTTCACGATAATTACCTCAAGCCTCTCGCGAAGGGCACCAATCCGTATGCCGCATTCATCGGCGTTGAACATCTGTGAGGCCTCGATATCTCGATTTCTAACAGCTACACCAAGGTCAGTATAGAATTgctgaagatcttcaatatCTCCAGCTTCAAATCCTGCCCTTTCTCGGTCGAAAGCTCGAActaacttcttcttctgcagctgCGGATTATCGCGAAGAAACCGCCTGTACCAGCCATCGCCGACAGGCCCTGCTGGAGGCGTTCGTGATGCCCTCAAATCATTTGCTGCCTCTTCAATAAGTAGCTGATTACAGGGAAAACCTGCTCTCTCGAGCCAAACGATATACGCGATCACGGCAcgctcctcagcctcatcgagATTCCTCGGCCGGCCGCGGCTGTTATCACTGAAGTCAGGTTTTCCGTACAGCTTCATTGACTTCAGATGACGACCAACAGCGCTCTTGGAGGCGCTGAATCTATCCGCAGCTTCTCTCACGGTGAGAGGTTTCCCTTCCTTAGTGTTGCGGTGGCGGCGTTGTGAGAGCAAAATCGCACGTGCAGCCGCAACGGCAGGGTTGGGTTGATAAAGATCAGTCATAGTGACGGTCTAGATGAAAAGTCAAATTGAGATACAAGATATGACCGAATGATACTTAGAAATGTCTTTCAAAAGTTGGgtttttggtggtgaaaTCAAGCAAATTCGGACTGAGCGGGGTATTCGGCTGTCCCAGAATTTTGCCCTTGTCCCAGAATTTTGCCGCCCACTCTATGAGTGGGGTTCCTTTATAGTCAAACCCACGAGTAGCCGTCTTCTGAAGCCAGGAATTATCTTCAAAGGTAAAGAGTTTCAGAAGCAATGATTTATCGAAGAGTTTAGGAAGATAGCGGACTGGTATTATATCACATCCGACAACGGTCCCCTTTGCCTAGTACCAGTAATTTGCAGCTTATTGTTTTAGTATTCACCTCTAGTCTCCGCCTTTGTAAATTAATAGGATAGTTGTGGCGGCGGCCACATATTAATGTTATCGTTTGCCTGCCGGCTTCGTCCTTGGTTGGCCTTCCAGTTATGGATACGTAGCCCCTAGTCATGATCCAGACGTTAAACGCGCAAGATAGGGTATCCCGTGATTCATATTTCTCTTCAAGAGGAACGAAGTCATCACGAAGGAAGGCCGACTTTTGGTCTTGAGTTGAACCCATGTGAATGCAATCCCAGGTAGCGTCATCCTGTAAAGAGCACGAGCTTTACACAAATTTCGTCTTCTTTTGAGTCTTTTTTCGCAGACCTGCAGCTGGATCTTAACGCCCATCACAATTTCAATTAATTAAGCGCATCGTGTTAGGAAGTTTTTGTCATTGCGTTCAATTCAGTTGCCTCCCAATGCTCGATAATTTTATCCCGCGTTCTGAATATGCCTCAGCTATGCTAACcacctcttccttgccaatGGCAGCACTCACTCATCTAGATCCGCTCCTCTCATCGGTCTTGCTTTCCTTGTTGGGGTTATTGAGCTTCTATACATCGTTTTAGCAGACgaaatatatatagctatcGGCGCAAACACTTACAACCCAGAGTCGAGCAGCCTCGGCGATAGCCTCTAACGCCACAACCTTTCTCTCCTCTATAGTCATTTCGCCGACTTTACTATGtggagccggagccggagccggagtGTAAACCTGAGTGGCTGCAGGACTGCGCTTTACACCAGTACTGCAACCGCGCAACTGTTGCGCTTCACGATGAGCAGCACAGCCCCAGTCATCACTGGATTCTATATTTGTATCCTGAGCCTGCCGATGTAGCTCCCGGAAGATACGCGCAGCAGAAATAGCTCTGGAGGGGGCCTAACTGATTAGCAGTTTGTTGGTGGAAAATGGATTAGGCTCCTCACAGCCCTACAGATATGGCTATTCCTGACGCGGTTCCAACAAGCACCAATATCGAGTGGATCAAAGGGTTACGTTACACTTACAATGGTGTTCCTGCTCGTGGCAGACGCGACAGTCCGAATGGTTTGTGGAAGCTTGTTTCGAAACATGCGGAaaagagatagagagatTCCACGACGAGAAAGAATTGATTGCAGAAGTGTATAACTTCAAGGAAGATATAGCGGAGAAAATAATTTAGTGACAGCCTTGCGCAGAGAAAGGCATACTATTATGATGTACGTTGATAGCGGGATGACCCTATGGTTGTGAGATAGCTTTGCTAGAAGAGGCCCCAGAATGAGAGGTATCGGGCGTAATTCCAAGGGTGAGATTAAATAATGCACGGCATTGTGTTAGACCCGCGGAGGGTAGCTCTAACGTACAATTGGGGCGATATCAGTAGATTGTGGACCAGAGAATGGTGATGCCATTGGTGAATGATTTACTGATATCTTATCTTACTTGATTGGCGGGGATGtagggggggggggggtcCGGTCCATCGTTCGTGACAACAGACGGAAACTCTTTTCTGTCTGACACATTGACATCAATCTGATACATTCCCAGCCTCCCGGCTAGTTACGTCAAAATGTCAACGCAGCTAGGAGAGTGTATTAGTACAAAGGCACCGACCTGATGCCTCGTTATGAAGCCTTCCTCAGTAGGTCAATTCGGTTTCTTCTGCACACGCCCTTTGTTGCACACCCCCGTTTTTGAATTGTGTATCACCCACCAGCGTCTCTTAGGTAACATGATGCTTATGATTGGCCGTTGCGCCTCAATTTCGGTAGCGCATCATGCGCATGCAAAGGCAAGATGCGGAGAAGCCTTAAGAGACAACCATGTTTGGCTATCCAGTTACATGCTTCAAGAGAAGCCTATGTTAAAAGTCGCGTCTTAGGtaatcaatcaacacattgCTGCTGTTCATTCACGTTCAGAGCGACACACAAGCTTCCAAAACTGCCCAACGAAACCACAACCAAGAAACCCAAGTTTTAAGAACGCATGCATCGCAACATCGAACCTATCCCAATCCCTCAGCCATAGCCATGTTCTCGCGGCAAGTCTTCCGTACCATCCGTGCCGCGACTCTCCATCCTACCCCTTTCCTCCGAGTAGGGCCTGCACGAAACTTCACCGGCGCCGCCAATGACAGCCGACCCCCAGTCTACCTTCATGGCCTTGATGGAACTTATGCCACCGCCCTAGTATGCCGCTGTGTCGTCCTTTCTAATGGGCCAATGCGGCTATGTTGAGTGAGGTAGAGCCGAATTATCTTATGCTGACTGTGTTAATTTAGTATACTGCCGCGGCCAAGATGTCAACCCTCGACCTCACCGCCAAAGCCATCGTCAACCTGAGCAGCGTCTTTTTGAAGGACACCAAGTTGACGAAAGTCCTGTCAACGCTGAGGCTGACCGCCGAGGACAAGTCAGCGATCGTAGCTGAGCTGAGCAAGCATACAGGTACCAACGTTGCGACTGTCAAGAATTTGCTACAGACTCTCGCTGAGAATAATCGACTGGGTCACCTTCAGGGTGTGTGCGAGAAGTTTAGTGAGCTGATGTCCGCCAAGCGGG is part of the Fusarium oxysporum Fo47 chromosome VII, complete sequence genome and harbors:
- a CDS encoding ATP synthase delta subunit-domain-containing protein, with product MFSRQVFRTIRAATLHPTPFLRVGPARNFTGAANDSRPPVYLHGLDGTYATALYTAAAKMSTLDLTAKAIVNLSSVFLKDTKLTKVLSTLRLTAEDKSAIVAELSKHTGTNVATVKNLLQTLAENNRLGHLQGVCEKFSELMSAKRGEIEMVITSAERLDNKTLSRLETAVSKSSYAGQGKKLKVTNKIDPEIIGGLIVAVGDRTIDLSVCARIAKINKVLTDRL